The Mucilaginibacter sp. PAMB04168 genome contains the following window.
ACGGGTAATTCTACTCTCTTCAATGATTACCTTAGCTGTCGTGTATGAAGGAGCAACCGATATTGATTCAATAACATCATTGTTGTGCCAGGTATTATATATGTTTAAAATTAAGAGGATCAATAGCAGTGAGGCGCAGCTGATGTACAACGCTTCTGAGGAGTACTTATAATGTAATTTATGACCTCTAATGTTTGTGAACTTTTTCTAACGGCAATATGCCTCTTTTTAGCCTTCATTTATGAGTGAGGTTTACCTGATCATTTTGAAAAGCCCGTTTCACATAAAAGCCTGACAAGGCGGCCAGTCCACCCACTAAACCGCCAATAAATGCGGTGGCCAAAAGTAATATCATCCAATGAGGCAAACCCATTAATGCGGCTACTCGGTTAGCCAGCATATGGTTGTTAGGCACGCTTTTAAATAAGGCTAGTAATACCCAAACACAAAACACGGCTCCAAAACCTGATGCGAATGCCTGGGCAGGCCGGTAACCGGCATATACGGTTGCTGCAAAAGCAATGATGGCTACCGCCCACCAGGGCAGTATATAGCTGGTGGCTAAGCTGAGTACAAATATAATTATGAAAAGCATCTTGGTTTAGTGTTTTGGTATTACTGTTTCTTTTTCAGTGTTAAGGTCGATTTAATTCGATTCGATTTTTCAGCAGCCGATTGCAAAAACAGCAACTCGTTCAACCTGCCATCTTTCCACGTTTGCAGCAAATCGGTATAATAAAAACTACCTGGATTGCCCGATTCGCCGCCTGGAAAAATTCCATATCCTTTTACCTGCGGACCAAGCTGTACCACCATACGCCATGATGGTCCGCTGCTGCCGGTTATCGCATTAACTACACCGCCCCAGCCGCCTGTTTCAAAAAGCCCCGATCCTAAGCCCTTCTGCCGGGTAAGGTGTTCTATTTCAACCGGCCGTACCTTACCCCATTGCCATGAGGGGCCTGGTTGTCCATGTTTGCTTGTCAGATCTTCTAAGGCCAGGGTAAAAGCCTTATTCACTATATCGGCACAGCTTTCGGTAACTGATGTGCTAACATCATCAAACCACTTGGCGTTAGGTTGTTTTAGCAGCAACTGTATAGTTTTATCGCGCGATGGCCATTTTAATGTGTTACCCGGCGTATCGAACTCATCTTTCCAGGTGAGGGTGTAAAAATTAGCCCACCAGTTATTAAAAATGCTGGCACCAATAGAGTTGGCATCAAACCGTAGATTCCACTGTTTTATATATTTAAGTGCTTCGTTTTGGTTGCCATCCAGCTCGGTTGGGTCAATATATTTCAACAAGGCAGGTAGTATATCCCGGGCCGTAATGCTGTAAGTATCCATTTGCAGCAGGCGCATACTATCTACCGTTATTTTGTTCATAGCAGCCAGTCGGCTATTAATGCGTGTTCCGCGCTGGTAGCCTGCAAACTGCCAGTTAATGTAATATGGATAAGTTGCATCGGTTGAAGACTGGTTGGCCGAACTTACAAAGCCCCGCGGCGGATTTTTAACGGTTGGATTATGTTCATTAGGTATCCAGCCCTGCCAGCTGTTGGCCGGGTCGGTGCCGTCTAAAATGTACTTGCCTTGTTCCTTAAACTTTAAGGGGAGTTTACCATTAGGCGTAATAGCTATATCATTGTCTGCACTGGCAAAAACAAAGTTTTGGGCCGGAGCCGCATAATAAGTAAGTGCACGGCGGTAGTCGGCATAATTTTTTCCCCGGTTGAGCAGATAGAAGGCGTGCAACTCATCAGATTCATCATGCGCTACCCAGCGTAGCGCCGCACCAACCGGAACGTTACTAAACGATTTCTTAGTTTTTTGCAACGTATCTTCATACACAACAGGGCCAAAATGGGTGTAAACAACATTTTCTGTCACTGGCTGTTTGCCTTTAACCTTAATCACTTCCGTACGGCGTGTGGTTTTATTCCAGCGGTTGTTGTACCAATATTCGTTTTTAGCGGCATCTTTAAATTTAACCTGGTACCAGTCCAGCACATCGGCATCCACATTGGTTACGCCCCAGCTAATTTTTGAGTTGTAGCCTATAATGATGTTAGGTGCTCCCGGTAACGATACGCCATACACGTTTATACCCGGTGCAGATAACTGCATCTGGTACCATATGGATGGAAAGGTAAGATTTAGGTGTGGGTCGTTAGCTAGTAACGGGTAGCCGGTGGCGGTTTTGCTGCCCGATACTGCCCAGTTGTTGCTGCCAATTCCTTCCACACGTTCTTTAGGTTTACGGTTTTCCATTAACAGTGCCTTAAAACTTGCCGACGGTTTTGGAATAGTTAAAGGTTTAAAATTCCACCTGGTGCCTTTAGGAATAATAGGATCTTCCTGGAAATACTGATCCGGAAAAAGTTCTTGGGTAACAGCAGCACCAAATTTATTTAGCGTATTGGTCATCTCCATATCGTCCGATCCGCCTGCCAGCGTTTCCGACATAATTT
Protein-coding sequences here:
- a CDS encoding penicillin acylase family protein produces the protein MKYIRALFSLTLTVALIWALQTKFGPVPPVGKFLNPATGFWQNAESKNIIKEEELHLAGLKDEVIIRYDENRIPHIFAKNEHDLYYAQGYVTASDRLWQMDIQTRQAAGRLAEVIGPDVLEVDRYHRRMGMVYGAENSLRGMMKNPQTKMVVEAYTAGINQYIRNLTIRNYPVEFKLLNYEPEEWKPINCALLLKIMSETLAGGSDDMEMTNTLNKFGAAVTQELFPDQYFQEDPIIPKGTRWNFKPLTIPKPSASFKALLMENRKPKERVEGIGSNNWAVSGSKTATGYPLLANDPHLNLTFPSIWYQMQLSAPGINVYGVSLPGAPNIIIGYNSKISWGVTNVDADVLDWYQVKFKDAAKNEYWYNNRWNKTTRRTEVIKVKGKQPVTENVVYTHFGPVVYEDTLQKTKKSFSNVPVGAALRWVAHDESDELHAFYLLNRGKNYADYRRALTYYAAPAQNFVFASADNDIAITPNGKLPLKFKEQGKYILDGTDPANSWQGWIPNEHNPTVKNPPRGFVSSANQSSTDATYPYYINWQFAGYQRGTRINSRLAAMNKITVDSMRLLQMDTYSITARDILPALLKYIDPTELDGNQNEALKYIKQWNLRFDANSIGASIFNNWWANFYTLTWKDEFDTPGNTLKWPSRDKTIQLLLKQPNAKWFDDVSTSVTESCADIVNKAFTLALEDLTSKHGQPGPSWQWGKVRPVEIEHLTRQKGLGSGLFETGGWGGVVNAITGSSGPSWRMVVQLGPQVKGYGIFPGGESGNPGSFYYTDLLQTWKDGRLNELLFLQSAAEKSNRIKSTLTLKKKQ